The Mercurialis annua linkage group LG8, ddMerAnnu1.2, whole genome shotgun sequence genome window below encodes:
- the LOC126661196 gene encoding proline-rich extensin-like protein EPR1: MAVTHFFFCSSILLLSLLAIASARDYGYVAPKPDNSYSSVPKPENIYNSIPKTDIAKPEKVYGPEPKSVDVKPENDYSSEPKSDTEKPEKVYSPESKPADVKPENVYTPESKPADVKPENAYTPEPKPAYVKPEPVYTPESKPADVKPETVYTPEPKPADVYAPVPKPDTVKSKNVYTPEQKPAYVKPEDVYTPVPKPTYVKPENVYTPEQKPADVKPKNVYTPEPKPADVKPENVYTPEQKPVDVKPVDVYTPEPKLADVKPENVYTPTPKSTDVKPENVYTPAPKHADVKPENVYTQEPKPVDVKPENAYTPEPKPVNVKPENTYTPEPKPAYVKPEAVYTPEPKPADVKPETVYTPEPKPTYVKPENVYTPESKPADVKPENVYTHESKPADVKPENTYKPETKPAYVKPEKTYTPEPKPAYVKPDEKYTPKSEVEPDTVYPKSKPQEYSPKPKSDTTKPDVTYPNKPNSDYEKPEESPKPKSYTSETTYPKSKPEEYSPEDKSETVKPDTKYYEAKPEEPKLTIPKPETDKLNYGYLPKPDLKKLDYGYVPKPKIDTVKPSYGYSPKMENPLRIGIEGLVMCKSGSTYLPLAGAVARITCSVIDESGYKTTPFSCLTGPTDAKGYFFKGLYNNLKVEDCTVKLEKSPLKSCSFATDVNKGISGAPFSSYRILSEKKMKLYYVGPFFYTCETKPTPTTGY, encoded by the exons ATGGCAGTCACCCATTTCTTCTTTTGTTCCTCTATCCTCCTTTTATCATTGCTAGCTATTGCTTCTGCCAGGGACTACGGCTATGTCGCCCCCAAGCCGGATAATAGTTATAGCTCAGTTCCCAAACCCGAAAATATCTATAATTCTATACCAAAAACTGATATTGCAAAACCCGAAAAAGTCTACGGTCCTGAACCGAAATCTGTTGATGTCAAACCCGAAAATGACTATAGTTCTGAACCAAAATCTGACACCGAAAAACCTGAAAAGGTCTATAGTCCTGAATCAAAGCCCGCTGATGTCAAACCAGAAAATGTCTACACTCCCGAATCTAAACCTGCTGATGTCAAACCTGAAAATGCCTATACTCCCGAACCTAAACCTGCTTATGTCAAACCTGAACCTGTTTACACTCCCGAATCAAAACCCGCCGATGTCAAACCAGAAACTGTCTACACTCCTGAACCAAAACCTGCTGATGTCTACGCGCCAGTACCAAAACCTGATACTGTGAAATCCAAAAATGTCTACACTCCTGAACAAAAACCTGCTTATGTCAAACCCGAAGATGTGTATACCCCTGTACCAAAACCTACTTATGTGAAACCCGAAAATGTCTACACTCCTGAACAAAAACCTGCTGATGTAAAACCCAAAAATGTTTACACTCCTGAACCAAAACCTGCCGATGTTAAACCCGAAAATGTCTACACTCCTGAACAAAAACCTGTAGATGTCAAACCTGTAGATGTCTACACTCCTGAACCAAAACTTGCCGATGTCAAACCGGAAAATGTTTACACTCCTACACCAAAATCTACCGATGTCAAACCCGAAAATGTCTACACTCCTGCACCAAAACATGCCGATGTCAAACCCGAAAATGTCTACACTCAAGAACCTAAACCCGTTGACGTGAAACCCGAAAATGCATACACTCCCGAACCTAAACCTGTTAATGTCAAACCCGAAAATACCTACACTCCTGAACCTAAACCTGCTTATGTCAAACCTGAAGCTGTCTACACTCCCGAACCAAAACCCGCCGATGTCAAACCTGAAACTGTCTACACTCCTGAACCGAAGCCTACTTATGTCAAACCCGAAAATGTCTATACTCCTGAATCAAAGCCTGCTGATGTGAAACCTGAAAATGTCTACACTCATGAATCTAAACCTGCTGATGTCAAAcctgaaaatacatataagcCCGAAACAAAACCTGCTTATGTCAAACCTGAGAAAACCTACACTCCTGAACCAAAGCCTGCTTATGTCAAACCCGATGAAAAATATACTCCAAAATCTGAAGTTGAACCCGATACTGTCTATCCCAAATCAAAACCACAAGAATATAGCCCAAAACCTAAATCAGATACCACAAAACCCGACGTGACTTATCCTAATAAACCAAATTCAGATTATGAAAAACCTGAAGAAAGCCCAAAGCCTAAATCGTATACTTCTGAAACCACCTATCCTAAATCAAAGCCTGAAGAATATAGTCCAGAAGACAAATCAGAAACTGTAAAACCCGATACTAAGTACTATGAAGCAAAACCTGAAGAACCAAAGTTGACTATTCCTAAACCAGAAACTGACAAATTAAATTATGGTTATCTTCCAAAACCTGATCTTAAGAAACTTGATTATGGATATGTCCCAAAACCTAAAATAGATACTGTCAAACCAAGCTATGGATACAGTCCAAAGATGGAAAATCCTCTCCGAATTGGCATAGAAGGTCTTGTCATGTGCAAATCGGGTTCTACTTACCTTCCTCTTGCAG GTGCTGTGGCAAGAATAACATGTTCAGTCATAGACGAGAGTGGGTACAAGACGACACCGTTTTCATGCTTGACCGGTCCTACTGATGCAAAGGGTTATTTCTTCAAAGGATTGTATAATAATTTGAAGGTAGAAGACTGCACTGTCAAACTTGAAAAATCTCCATTAAAATCTTGCAGTTTTGCTACAGATGTTAACAAAGGAATTTCTGGTGCTCCTTTTTCTTCTTACCGCATCCTTTCCGagaagaaaatgaaattatattatGTTGGTCCTTTTTTCTACACTTGTGAGACTAAACCAACCCCTACTACTGGttattag